TTGTTACTACCGGTTTCAATGGGTGGTGGTACTCCAGGACCAAGAGAAGATACAGTATGTAGCTACTTCCCTGGTGAAGCAATTGCAGCATTTCAAAGAACAGGTATTTGTATCAAAGTCGACCTATGTGACTTCACAGCAATTTCTTGCTTAGATCCTGTCCGTGCGCGCTCGGTAGCAGATTTTAATATGGGTGCTATGGGTAGAAGCTCTCACAAAGAGGATTAATATCCCTGAAAACTGGTGTCTTCGGACGCCAGTTTTTTTATTTGAACTTTTTTAAGTTTTTCTTTATTGTTAATCTGTAATGCCCCCTCGTAAATCATTTCAAAAAAATTAATGTGCCATAGCATGGAATCAACCACCGAAGGGAAATATAAAAAAATCCTATTTTGATGTTTGACATTATACCTATGGGGGTATATAATACAAATGTAAGATCAAAACAGACACCAAATAAATCGTGTTCAGAACAGTAAGGAAGGAGGCGACACCAATGGAATACGATACTCAGATAAAAAATAGAATCAAACGAATGGAAGGTCAATTACGTGGTGTTCTCCGAATGATGGAGGAAGGCCAAGATTGTAAAGACATTATCACGCAATTGTCTGCTAGTCGTACAGCGATTGATCGTACAATCGGTGTTATCGTCAGCGAGAACTTGATCGAATGTGTCCAAAACGCAAATGAAGAAGGTATAGATACTGAAGATCGAGTGAAAGAAGCGGTAAATTTATTAGTCAAAAGCCGTTAATGAAATTTAATAGTTGACGGCTTTTCGTTTATCGTTTAATATACCCCATAGGGTATCAAAAAATAAAACTTATTTAAAAAATTAGGAGGAATTCAGAATGAACGCAGATAAAGTATTAGACGCAAAAGGATTAGCTTGCCCAATGCCAATCGTAAGAACAAAGAAGGCAATCGATGATATCGATAGTGGCCAAATTTTAGAGGTGCAGGCAACAGATTCTGGAGCAAAAAGTGATTTGACAGCGTGGACGAAATCTTCTGGTCATGAACTTGTAGATATGAAAGAAGATGACGGCGTTTATACTTTCTATGTAAAGAAAGGTTAAGTTATTAGGTTTAAAAAAGAATCAAACGTGATACAAAAATAATAGAACAACTTAGGAGGAATTTAAAATGAACGCAGATAAAGTACTAGATGCAACAGGATTAGCTTGCCCGATGCCAATCGTAAGAACGAAGAAAGCGATCGACGATATCGATAGTGGTCAAATTTTAGAAGTGCAAGCAACAGATTCTGGAGCAAAAAGTGATTTGACAGCATGGACGAAATCTTCTGGTCACGAACTTGTAGACATGAAGGAAGAAGATGGCGTTTATACGTTTTATGTAAAGAAAGGCTAAAATTTTTTCGCATATCTTATACCTATACCGGTATGAGTAATATATAAGGAGGTTTCTCAAATGGCTGAGAAAAAGAAAACGAATATTATCCTCTTCAGCGGGGATTATGATAAAGCAATGGCTGCTTACATTATCGCAAATGGTGCAGCGGCGTATGATCATGACGTAACAGTTTTCCACACGTTCTGGGGATTGAACGCGTTACGTAAGGATGAAAAATTACAACCGAAGAAAACATTCATGGAAAAAATGTTCGGCAAAATGATGCCTCGTGGCGCAGATAAGTTGCCACTATCAAAAATGCAATATGGTGGCATGGGACCGAAAATGATTAAGGCGGTTATGAAGAAGCACAACGCGATGTCATTACCAGACTTGATCGACATGGCAAAGGAACAAGATATTACAATTTTAGCTTGTACCATGACTATGGATTTACTAGGTCTTAAAGAAGAAGAATTATTAGATGGAATTGAATACGGCGGCGTAGCAGCATATATCGCTGAAGGTGAAGACGGCGCGATCAACCTATTCGTATAAGGAGGCACTTATTATGAAGGAAATCGATGCTAGAACGGTTCAAGAAAAATTAGACCAAGGGGAATCTTTGAACATCATTGATGTCCGTGAAGCGGAGGAAGTAGCTGCAGGGAAAATTCCTGAAGCTGACCATATTCCTTTAGGATTAATTGAATTCCGCGAGAACGAATTGGATAAGAATAAAGAGTATATCATGGTTTGTCGTTCTGGTGGACGCAGTGGAAAGGCAACCCAGTATTTGGAGAGTAGAGGTTACAATGTAACTAATATGCGCGGAGGC
Above is a window of Halalkalibacillus sediminis DNA encoding:
- a CDS encoding metal-sensitive transcriptional regulator; the protein is MEYDTQIKNRIKRMEGQLRGVLRMMEEGQDCKDIITQLSASRTAIDRTIGVIVSENLIECVQNANEEGIDTEDRVKEAVNLLVKSR
- a CDS encoding sulfurtransferase TusA family protein; the encoded protein is MNADKVLDAKGLACPMPIVRTKKAIDDIDSGQILEVQATDSGAKSDLTAWTKSSGHELVDMKEDDGVYTFYVKKG
- a CDS encoding sulfurtransferase TusA family protein, with the protein product MNADKVLDATGLACPMPIVRTKKAIDDIDSGQILEVQATDSGAKSDLTAWTKSSGHELVDMKEEDGVYTFYVKKG
- a CDS encoding DsrE/DsrF/DrsH-like family protein, with amino-acid sequence MAEKKKTNIILFSGDYDKAMAAYIIANGAAAYDHDVTVFHTFWGLNALRKDEKLQPKKTFMEKMFGKMMPRGADKLPLSKMQYGGMGPKMIKAVMKKHNAMSLPDLIDMAKEQDITILACTMTMDLLGLKEEELLDGIEYGGVAAYIAEGEDGAINLFV
- a CDS encoding rhodanese-like domain-containing protein, with product MKEIDARTVQEKLDQGESLNIIDVREAEEVAAGKIPEADHIPLGLIEFRENELDKNKEYIMVCRSGGRSGKATQYLESRGYNVTNMRGGMLDWEGSVQ